AAGTGTCCAAGGGGCTCTAGAGTTGATGTACGATCTCCAGGAACACCTGAAAGAGATCACGGGTATGGATGAAGTGACACTTCAGCCGGCTGCAGGGGCTCACGGCGAATGGACCGGTCTGATGATGATTCGTGCTTATCATGAAGCAAACGGCGACACGAAACGAACAAAAGTCATCGTGCCTGATTCAGCTCATGGAACAAACCCGGCAAGTGCAACTGTTGCAGGATTTGAAACGGTTACGGTTAAATCGGATGAAAATGGCCTGGTGGATCTGGAAGATTTAAAACGTGTGGTTGGTGAAGATACGGCAGCCCTTATGCTTACAAATCCGAATACATTGGGACTATTCGAAGAAAATATCCTGGAGATGGCTTCCATCATCCATGAAGCAGGCGGCAAGCTTTATTACGACGGAGCGAACTTGAATGCGGTATTATCGAAGGCAAGACCTGGAGATATGGGCTTTGACGTGGTTCATCTGAATCTTCATAAGACCTTTACGGGACCACACGGCGGAGGAGGACCGGGAAGCGGGCCGGTCGGAGTGAAAGAAGACCTGATCCGTTATCTGCCTAAACCGGTTCTTGTGAAAAACGGCGATCAGTTTGAATTTGATTACAATCGACCGGATTCAATCGGCCGTGTCAAACCTTATTACGGAAACTTTGGCATCAATGTCCGTGCCTATACGTATATCCGCACGATGGGACCTGACGGTTTAAAGGCGGTAACAGAAAATGCCGTCCTTAATGCAAACTATATGATGAGAAGATTGGCGCCTCATTTTGATCTTCCATATGACCGTCACTGCAAACATGAATT
This Bacillus sp. Marseille-Q1617 DNA region includes the following protein-coding sequences:
- the gcvPB gene encoding aminomethyl-transferring glycine dehydrogenase subunit GcvPB is translated as MNNKQDQPLIFELSKEGRVGYSLPELDVPEVDVSELIPSDYIRTEEPHLPEVSELDIMRHYTALSKRNHGVDSGFYPLGSCTMKYNPKVNENVARLNGFAHINPLQEPESVQGALELMYDLQEHLKEITGMDEVTLQPAAGAHGEWTGLMMIRAYHEANGDTKRTKVIVPDSAHGTNPASATVAGFETVTVKSDENGLVDLEDLKRVVGEDTAALMLTNPNTLGLFEENILEMASIIHEAGGKLYYDGANLNAVLSKARPGDMGFDVVHLNLHKTFTGPHGGGGPGSGPVGVKEDLIRYLPKPVLVKNGDQFEFDYNRPDSIGRVKPYYGNFGINVRAYTYIRTMGPDGLKAVTENAVLNANYMMRRLAPHFDLPYDRHCKHEFVISGKRQKKLGVRTLDIAKRLLDFGYHPPTIYFPLNVEECMMIEPTETESKETLDSFIDAMIQIAKEAEETPEIVQEAPHTTVVKRMDETLAARKPILRYTPEPAQ